AAAGTCACTTGTTCAATTCCTCAAATAAACATTAAATCAAATGAGCAAGAGGGAAATAGATACCTCTGAGGaatagaatttttgaagaagctGAAGCCCAAAATTAAGATACCCAGATGACAAAACACAGAGATGATGCtgtaaagagataaaaaggacagAGCTTATTACCACTTCTCAATACCTTATAATATTCTGAACAAATTTCTGAAACACATCTTGCGAAAAAATGGTCATTGGGAATACCTGAAATCATAATCCCTCGAAAAACAAGAAGATAACAAGAAGATCGATCCGAGCCCAAACCATAAGGTGGACTTTGCAACATTTTTCCACGTTATGAGTTCCAAGATCTGCTCCCCTAGCCTGTCGGGGTTAGTCTGGCCATCATCATCGTTCTCGAGTTCTGCTGCTTCTGCATCAACACATCCACATCTACATTAGCGGAATACAAAATTTCTACCGTTCAACCCATCAATCATTTGATCGATGAATGCATCCGCAAGCGTCAGATTTTATGTCTTGATGCGTACCCACCCATGATCAAAACTCAAGAACTAGAAGGGAAGATTACAGAATCAGAACATACTCGGCAATGGACCGGGAGAAGGGATGGAAGCCACCAAACTCAGCCTCTCCTTGTGGGTAACCTTTGGTCGGCTCTGCCTCCGCTTTCTTGCCCTCCCGACGTCGTCTTCCGGAGGACCcaactccctctcctctctcacgATCTCCTTCTCCAGCCGCCTCCGAGCCCTTCGAACGTTCCTCGGGGACGCAGCGGAAGCAGCAGCCCTGCTCTTTCCTTTCTTGCGGTGGGCCACGGCCTGATCCAGTTTCTCCTCTGCCACGAGCCGCGGCCTGGGCCTCCGATGAGGGGAGggtgagaggaggaggagatcttGGAGGGAGATGGGGctgcaagggtggatggagagtTGATGCGGGGACGGCGAGGCCGTGGGCTTCTTTCTTGATGGAGGCGTGGCGACGGCGCTGGTGTGGCTCTCGGTGTGGTCGTCGTCGAAGGAGACGGCGAGACGGGAGGGGGTTCGGCTTCGGAGGCGGGGATCGGGGGAGCGGTGGTAGTGGGGAGTGGAGGGGTTGGGGGAATCCATGGAGGACGTTGGGGGAAGAGAGCTCATTCTGGGGTTCGCGGAGGAGAAAACCAAGCAGAAGATTTAGGCCTTCGTGTCTCTCGTTGTGTCGTCCGGGCTTTAGAGAACTTTGGGATGGGACTTGATTGAAGAATATAGCCGTTGAGGGCATAAAGTATGAAAGATTTGAATCCAGAGAGACGGAGAGCGAGCGGAAGGTGGGTCCAGTGCATTAAACGGTACACTGTATGTGAAGTGAACTTTATTAGCTGCTACAATTGGACTTAGGTCATATCTATCCCCCGGATCTGATCGTACATTGTGTGCGCCTGACGGTTTCTGATGAACCCAGCATCAGAAAGAAATTCATGTAGAACGCCAAAAatatacaaagaaaaggaattCATGTTGAACTAGTTCTTGCAGCTCCACAAGCTTGTATGATAgcaacataaacataaacatgtCACGAGTCAGTTTCACGGAAGCTAAGAAGAAAAACACTGAAATCATGCAACCCGGCTTGGGTTGACCCAAAGTAATTCTCGATGAATTTGTAATGCGGATCGGATTGAGCTAATACGTATGCTTTGAAATTCTGTTACAAGGCACCTAACCTGATCAATCTAATCCGATCCAAATTATAGTGTGGACTTATCAATCAAAATTCTGTCGAAATAAAACTTGAGCTCCATTAGCTTGAGAGTTTGAAACAACCATTATTTTGATCATGttaatatttttgtaaataGTTTAGGGTTATTCCCTTCAGGGCTGGGACGTGCCAAAGTAGAAATGCAATCAAACCCATTTTAGCTGCATGGGATTCATTGATTTTAGCAGTCTCCTCGACCATTTGGAGAGGATGCAATAGGagcgttttttttgtttttttttcacaaGATTCTTCATGTTGAAAGAGTTACGTAGTCGGCTATTTCTCTTTTCCCCATGTAAGGAAATCTTTTCCCACGAGCACAAGTAGAGTTTCCTCCTATTGTTTTTATTAAGCTAGAGTAATGTTTGTAATAgacttctcttcctctcccttc
This is a stretch of genomic DNA from Phoenix dactylifera cultivar Barhee BC4 chromosome 9, palm_55x_up_171113_PBpolish2nd_filt_p, whole genome shotgun sequence. It encodes these proteins:
- the LOC103721107 gene encoding reticulon-like protein B17 isoform X1; the encoded protein is MSSLPPTSSMDSPNPSTPHYHRSPDPRLRSRTPSRLAVSFDDDHTESHTSAVATPPSRKKPTASPSPHQLSIHPCSPISLQDLLLLSPSPHRRPRPRLVAEEKLDQAVAHRKKGKSRAAASAASPRNVRRARRRLEKEIVREERELGPPEDDVGRARKRRQSRPKVTHKERLSLVASIPSPGPLPKAAELENDDDGQTNPDRLGEQILELITWKNVAKSTLWFGLGSIFLLSSCFSRDYDFSIISVFCHLGILILGFSFFKNSIPQRQQLKWKGNLRLVEEDILRVSRVVLPIANAALAKTQEIFSGEPSMTLKVAPILIFGAKYGHLITLWRLLATGITNDTQILIAVKIMVRTRHSEFYEIVTGFFLSFTAPKLYSCYSQQIHRRVENTRNWIQEAWESCPRKRLIAASAATVLWNLSSVKARIFAAFISVVILRYHHQRRMGGEENGEKESREAEQQQAIVLAE
- the LOC103721107 gene encoding reticulon-like protein B18 isoform X2, producing MSSLPPTSSMDSPNPSTPHYHRSPDPRLRSRTPSRLAVSFDDDHTESHTSAVATPPSRKKPTASPSPHQLSIHPCSPISLQDLLLLSPSPHRRPRPRLVAEEKLDQAVAHRKKGKSRAAASAASPRNVRRARRRLEKEIVREERELGPPEDDVGRARKRRQSRPKVTHKERLSLVASIPSPGPLPKAAELENDDDGQTNPDRLGEQILELITWKNVAKSTLWFGLGSIFLLSSCFSRDYDFSIISVFCHLGILILGFSFFKNSIPQRQQLKWKGNLRLVEEDILRVSRVVLPIANAALAKTQEIFSGEPSMTLKVAPILIFGAKYGHLITLWRLLATGFFLSFTAPKLYSCYSQQIHRRVENTRNWIQEAWESCPRKRLIAASAATVLWNLSSVKARIFAAFISVVILRYHHQRRMGGEENGEKESREAEQQQAIVLAE